A stretch of DNA from Acidobacteriota bacterium:
GAGCTTGTTCGGGCGGAGGTGCCGGCGGGTTGAAATAGGACCAGAGCCCGAGGATCAACATCGAGAGAATGACGGCGGCAAAAAGCCGGAATTGACCCTGATTATCCGAATTATCCATCTTACAAACCTTCGAACGCTTTACTGCACCGGGTCGTGCCCGCCTTTGCAAAGGGGCTGGCACCTAAGAATACGCTTCAGGCCCATCCAGGTTCCCTTCAGCGCTCCGTATTTTTCAACCGCCTCCCGAGCATACTCAGAACATGTCGGCTCAAATCTGCACGCCGGCGGAAGGAACGGCGAGACCGCGGCCTTATAAACACTTAGGATGTCGAG
This window harbors:
- the yidD gene encoding membrane protein insertion efficiency factor YidD, whose product is MKFLVLDILSVYKAAVSPFLPPACRFEPTCSEYAREAVEKYGALKGTWMGLKRILRCQPLCKGGHDPVQ